One part of the Prionailurus bengalensis isolate Pbe53 chromosome B2, Fcat_Pben_1.1_paternal_pri, whole genome shotgun sequence genome encodes these proteins:
- the SMIM29 gene encoding small integral membrane protein 29 isoform X2, protein MSNTTVPNVPQANSDSMVGYVLGPFFLITLVGVVVAVVMYVQKKKRYDPAEELHEAEQELLSDVGDPKVVHGWQSGFQHKRMPLLDVKT, encoded by the exons ATGAGTAACACTACAGTGCCCAATGTCCCTCAGGCCAACAGCGACTCCATGGTGGGCTATGTGTTGGGGCCTTTCTTCCTCATCACCCTGGTCggggtggtggtggctgtg GTAATGTATGTCCAGAAGAAAAAGCG CTACGACCCTGCTGAGGAGCTACATGAGGCTGAGCAGGAGCTACTGTCTGATGTGGGAGACCCCAAG GTGGTACATGGCTGGCAGAGTGGCTTCCAGCACAAGCGGATGCCCTTGCTGGACGTCAAGACCTAA
- the SMIM29 gene encoding small integral membrane protein 29 isoform X1, which translates to MSNTTVPNVPQANSDSMVGYVLGPFFLITLVGVVVAVVMYVQKKKRVDRLRHHLLPMYSYDPAEELHEAEQELLSDVGDPKVVHGWQSGFQHKRMPLLDVKT; encoded by the exons ATGAGTAACACTACAGTGCCCAATGTCCCTCAGGCCAACAGCGACTCCATGGTGGGCTATGTGTTGGGGCCTTTCTTCCTCATCACCCTGGTCggggtggtggtggctgtg GTAATGTATGTCCAGAAGAAAAAGCG agTGGACCGGCTTCGCCATCACCTGCTCCCCATGTACAGCTACGACCCTGCTGAGGAGCTACATGAGGCTGAGCAGGAGCTACTGTCTGATGTGGGAGACCCCAAG GTGGTACATGGCTGGCAGAGTGGCTTCCAGCACAAGCGGATGCCCTTGCTGGACGTCAAGACCTAA
- the SMIM29 gene encoding small integral membrane protein 29 isoform X3 has product MSNTTVPNVPQANSDSMVMYVQKKKRVDRLRHHLLPMYSYDPAEELHEAEQELLSDVGDPKVVHGWQSGFQHKRMPLLDVKT; this is encoded by the exons ATGAGTAACACTACAGTGCCCAATGTCCCTCAGGCCAACAGCGACTCCATG GTAATGTATGTCCAGAAGAAAAAGCG agTGGACCGGCTTCGCCATCACCTGCTCCCCATGTACAGCTACGACCCTGCTGAGGAGCTACATGAGGCTGAGCAGGAGCTACTGTCTGATGTGGGAGACCCCAAG GTGGTACATGGCTGGCAGAGTGGCTTCCAGCACAAGCGGATGCCCTTGCTGGACGTCAAGACCTAA